One segment of Calliopsis andreniformis isolate RMS-2024a chromosome 1, iyCalAndr_principal, whole genome shotgun sequence DNA contains the following:
- the Ada2a gene encoding transcriptional adapter 2A isoform X2, translated as MANPNLTDMTEEDAADLQFPKEFENAETLLISEVSMLLEHRKAQNESAEEEQEFSEVFMKSLTYTNRFRRFKNKETIAAVRNLLMQKKLHKFELASLANLCPETPEEAKALIPSLEGRLEDEELRTILDDIQTKRSLQY; from the exons atGGCTAATCCAAATTTGACAGATATGACTGAAGAAGACGCAGCTGATCTGCAATTTCCAAAAG AATTTGAAAATGCAGAGACATTACTAATCTCAGAAGTATCGATGTTATTGGAGCATAGAAAAGCGCAAAACGAGTCTGCTGAAGAGGAACAAGAATTTTCTGAAGTTTTTATGAAGAGTTTAACATACACAAATCGATTTCGTCGGTTTAAAAATAAAGAGACCATCGCAGCAGTTAGGAA TTTGCTAATGCAAAAAAAGCTTCACAAGTTCGAATTAGCATCGTTAGCAAATCTCTGCCCTGAAACACCAGAAGAAGCGAAAGCCTTGATTCCTAGTCTAGAAGGACGTTTGGAAGATGAAGAACTCAGAACAATATTAGACGATATACAAACCAAGCGATCTTTACAGTATTAA
- the Ada2a gene encoding transcriptional adapter 2A isoform X1: MANPNLTDMTEEDAADLQFPKDCSLSRTEKLEHDIELDVTVVKDEIITSDPTCHICKSALTEPYIRCAVCDNTELCPSCFSNGSEIGDHKNYHDYIIIKNEFPLINGSGWTAKQELEFLDVLQECGFGNWVDMAKRMQGKSAEECRNHYLQHYIDNQTLPGLPKIKETKASLFGCEPIPYLFKLQDLEEPPRFASNTLNCKLLAGYCPARSDFEVNFDNHAELLISDLNYDEFDLNDDNCELGKALQVAIVQAYNNRLKERMRRRKIIHDHGLIAFRRTISWIQRYECTITRTFAERLLIFMQLMGGIEFDYFMEGLHRAGELKNYLNKLFEFRNNGLKYFHSVVMFQKLSKLRQENERERKQYLNNPEYSWKTILPGCNTSSNNSIMNTVSQRKAAPPLAIKGLPGYEKLTAAEKELCSVTRIVPTNYLDFKQLLIGENKKNGSLRLAQARVLLKIDVNKTRKIYDFLAEKGYISKPNQ, encoded by the exons atGGCTAATCCAAATTTGACAGATATGACTGAAGAAGACGCAGCTGATCTGCAATTTCCAAAAG ACTGCTCATTGAGTAGAACGGAAAAGCTCGAACATGACATAGAACTCGACGTGACAGTCGTGAAGGATGAAATCATTACTTCAGACCCAACATGCCATATATGTAAATCTGCTTTGACGGAGCCATACATTCGTTGTGCTGTGTGCGATAACACAGAATTATGTCCTTCTTGTTTTTCTAATGGATCAGAAATTGGTGATCACAAAAACTATCATGATTATATCATCATAAAGAATGAGTTTCCTTTAATCAATGGAAGTGGATGGACAGCAAAACAAGAATTAGAATTTCTGGATGTCTTACAGGAATGTGGTTTTGGCAATTGGGTAGATATGGCAAAAAGAATGCAAGGAAAATCTGcagaggaatgtagaaatcattaTCTTCAACATTACATTGATAACCAAACTTTGCCTGGATTGCCAAAAATCAAAGAAACGAAAGCAAGTTTATTCGGTTGTGAACCAATTCCTTATTTGTTTAAACTACAAGATTTGGAAGAACCACCACGGTTCGCATCGAATACTCTCAATTGCAAGCTTTTGGCTGGGTATTGCCCAGCTAGATCAGATTTTGAAGTAAATTTTGATAATCATGCTGAATTATTAATTTCTGATTTAAATTATGATGAGTTTGATTTGAAcgatgataactgtgaattgggaaaaGCATTACAAGTAGCTATAGTACAAGCCTATAATAACAGATTAAAAGAACGTATGAGAAGAAGAAAGATCATTCATGACCATGGTTTAATAGCATTTAGAAGAACTATATCTTGGATACAAAGATACGAATGTACAATAACTCGAACATTCGCAGAGAGGTTATTAATTTTTATGCAGTTAATGGGGGGTATAGAGTTTGATTATTTTATGGAAGGTCTTCACCGTGCAGGAGAACTTAAAAATTATCTCAATAAGCTCTTTGAATTTCGTAATAACGGTCTAAAGTACTTTCATAGTGTTGTAATGTTTCAAAAGTTGAGTAAACTTAGGCAGGAAAACGAGAGGGAGAGGAAACAATATTTGAATAATCCTGAGTATAGTTGGaaaactattctacctggttgCAATACAAGTTCTAATAATTCTATAATGAACACAGTTTCACAACGAAAAGCGGCACCACCTCTTGCAATTAAAGGTCTTCCAGGATATGAAAAACTCACAGCAGCCGAAAAAGAACTTTGTTCAGTAACGCGTATAGTACCTACTAATTACCTTGATTTTAAACAACTTCTAATAGGAGAAAACAAAAAGAATGGTTCTCTCAGACTGGCACAAGCTAGAGTTCTACTCAAGATTGATGTAAATAAAACGCGCAAAATATATGATTTTCTAGCGGAAAAAGGATATATAAGTAAACCGAATCAATGA